The Planctomycetota bacterium region GAAAGCTGGTGGGCCGTCGCCCAAAGATCGCCGGCCTCGCGCCCGTGGCCATCGCTGCCCGAGATGGTCGTGAAGACGATCATGCCGTCGCGCGTCACGATCGCGCGTGGGCCCTGATACCAGCACCAGCCGCCGTTGCGGTGGATGACTTGGACATCGCCCGACGCCTCGGCCGCAACGTTTTCGTTCATGCCGGTTTGACGAAGAGCAGGCGAAGCGGCTCCGACTCGACACGCCAGGCGTGCGGCGTGTCCGGCTCGAACGTCAGCAGATCGCCAGCCGCAACGCGCACGCTGCCGACTTCGTTGCCAGCCGCGTTGCCGTAGGCGAGCGTGCCGCTGCCCGCTAGCACCTGGCCGAACCAACGATCGGGAGACGCGTGCATCGAAAACTCCTCCGCTCCGGCCTCGGCGTCGAGCAGCACGGTCGAGACCCCGGCTGTGTCGAGCGTGCGGATGATCCAGCCGCGCGGGGCGAGCGGTGTGGCGTCTGGAGCGGCATTGGTCTCGACGACGGCCGCGCCGTTGTCGACCTCGATGTGGAAGTGTCGGGCCATGATTCTCCTCGCGAGCGTCGGGCGGCGTTTCCTCGTCTTCCCCCGCGGGACACTTTACA contains the following coding sequences:
- a CDS encoding cupin domain-containing protein — its product is MARHFHIEVDNGAAVVETNAAPDATPLAPRGWIIRTLDTAGVSTVLLDAEAGAEEFSMHASPDRWFGQVLAGSGTLAYGNAAGNEVGSVRVAAGDLLTFEPDTPHAWRVESEPLRLLFVKPA